One Porphyromonas pogonae genomic region harbors:
- a CDS encoding SusC/RagA family TonB-linked outer membrane protein has protein sequence MKQNYYLSKNIRPYLAALSLMIGSVTQSVAIPTSLGSPMVNHEQQSAKRSITGVVKDAKGEAIIGASIKVSNSTNGAQTNIDGQFTLNNVTNNDILEVSSIGYVSQKIKVGSQNTLTITLKEDVTSLDEVVVVGFGKQKKVNLTGSVATVKAENLISKPSTSLTNSLQGAVPGVTVTSRPGDVGNDMGSVNVRGRGNLGSAAPLYVVDGVPVSAGEFQRIYPGDIKTISILRDAAASSIYGSRAAYGVFLVTTKQGEEGKATISYNGYMAWQTPTILPKKVNSEDFAMLKNEANVNAGKKPEYDNETLNKIKAHNSPDLYPDNDWYKLLYRDYAPMTEHNISISGGGKTRYFVSGTFYEQQSLIPHKALDRYSFRANTERDFTSFLTLGTNISYVSDKIDEKGTFYTTDLNRMSPLSVAKHSDGSWGSVTAGTESKVYAENNPLRKLEEYGYSNSVANRLNAALTATLKPIDGLEIKGIFSYRKYDESKTTFTNRVPAVIGFISKEPIAGTQQDPNEMKKQWDNSHTLMSQIYGTYTKAWGKHDISLMMGMQYESYENNRLKAGRKDFPTNNLSDLNAGSAKAENLSNEGYKLERAFLSQFMRFNYSYNSKYLFESNVRFDRSSQFAKSSRLGIFPSFSGAWRISEEGFMKDITWVNNLKFRVSWGELGNVDNVGYYDFMDGLAIGANYISNGAKQDGAWPSKEPNDKLKWETVSMFNFGIDATLFRGLDIQLDIYNKNTRDILLSMPKPYELGLDEDSKNLEWASINAGKVNNKGIELNITYRGNVGDLSYEVGGNLSKVWNKIVSLNGLNDQINGDFIFREGEAIGSFFGYKANGLFKDDNDLKNHILQDKQTKPGDIKYVDVNGDQKFSAEDRTIIGNDVPYFNYGLSMSAQYKGFDFSVQGQGVKDVKVHLHGEEAYAFFNGASAKEFHKSRWTKENPNPSADYPRILPTTDDKHNERFSSFWLFNADYFRIKNLTLGYTLPQHLSKKIYLNRLRVYLSGTNLFTIRGDKRMKDFDPEVPSSRGSYPNTKDLSMGVNLSF, from the coding sequence ATGAAACAAAATTACTATCTATCAAAAAACATAAGACCATACCTTGCAGCTTTGTCTTTGATGATTGGCTCAGTAACGCAATCGGTGGCAATACCTACAAGTTTAGGATCGCCTATGGTCAACCATGAGCAGCAATCAGCTAAAAGGAGTATAACAGGCGTTGTGAAGGATGCAAAAGGTGAAGCTATTATAGGGGCTTCGATAAAAGTGTCTAATTCTACCAATGGAGCACAGACCAATATTGACGGTCAATTCACTCTGAATAATGTAACTAATAATGACATCCTAGAAGTCTCTTCTATAGGATATGTGTCTCAGAAAATAAAAGTTGGGAGTCAGAACACACTCACCATTACGCTCAAAGAAGACGTTACATCCTTGGATGAGGTGGTTGTGGTAGGATTTGGTAAACAAAAAAAAGTAAACCTGACCGGCTCTGTAGCAACTGTGAAGGCTGAGAATCTTATCAGTAAGCCTTCTACCTCTCTTACCAATTCGTTACAGGGGGCTGTGCCCGGTGTTACTGTCACATCTCGTCCCGGCGATGTTGGCAATGACATGGGCTCAGTAAATGTGCGCGGTAGAGGCAACTTGGGATCGGCTGCCCCACTCTATGTAGTAGACGGCGTACCGGTATCGGCAGGAGAGTTCCAAAGAATATACCCGGGTGACATCAAAACCATCAGTATCCTTAGAGATGCTGCAGCATCATCCATTTACGGATCACGTGCAGCGTATGGTGTATTCTTGGTGACCACAAAGCAGGGTGAAGAGGGCAAAGCCACTATAAGCTACAATGGCTATATGGCATGGCAAACCCCTACAATTCTACCCAAAAAGGTTAATTCAGAGGACTTCGCAATGCTCAAAAATGAGGCAAACGTAAACGCAGGAAAGAAACCTGAATACGACAATGAAACTTTGAATAAAATCAAAGCGCATAACTCTCCTGATTTATACCCTGATAATGATTGGTATAAACTTCTGTATAGAGATTATGCCCCCATGACAGAGCACAACATTAGCATTTCAGGAGGAGGAAAGACTCGCTATTTTGTGAGTGGAACTTTCTATGAGCAACAGTCCCTTATCCCCCACAAGGCTCTTGACAGGTATTCTTTCAGGGCAAATACAGAAAGAGATTTTACGTCTTTTCTTACTTTAGGAACCAACATTTCTTATGTCTCAGATAAAATTGACGAAAAAGGTACTTTCTACACTACAGACCTTAACAGAATGTCTCCGCTATCTGTAGCGAAGCATAGTGATGGGTCGTGGGGATCAGTAACAGCAGGAACAGAAAGTAAGGTGTATGCGGAAAACAATCCTTTGAGGAAATTGGAGGAGTACGGATATTCCAACTCTGTAGCCAATAGACTCAATGCAGCTCTTACCGCTACACTCAAACCCATTGATGGGCTTGAAATAAAGGGGATTTTTTCTTATCGTAAGTATGACGAAAGTAAAACGACTTTTACCAATAGAGTGCCGGCTGTAATAGGTTTTATATCTAAAGAACCTATAGCAGGCACACAACAAGACCCTAATGAAATGAAAAAGCAATGGGATAATAGCCACACGCTGATGTCCCAAATATACGGAACCTATACAAAGGCTTGGGGTAAGCATGACATCTCATTGATGATGGGTATGCAATATGAAAGTTATGAGAATAACAGACTCAAAGCCGGACGCAAAGACTTCCCCACGAATAATCTCTCTGACCTGAATGCAGGGTCGGCAAAAGCAGAAAATCTGTCTAATGAAGGCTACAAACTGGAAAGAGCTTTTCTCTCTCAATTTATGAGGTTCAATTACAGTTATAACAGCAAGTACCTGTTCGAATCGAATGTGAGATTTGACAGATCTTCACAATTTGCCAAATCTTCCCGCCTGGGTATATTCCCCTCTTTTTCGGGAGCATGGAGAATAAGTGAAGAAGGATTTATGAAAGATATCACCTGGGTGAATAATCTGAAATTCAGAGTCTCATGGGGTGAACTAGGAAATGTAGACAACGTAGGATATTATGACTTCATGGATGGCTTGGCTATCGGAGCAAATTATATATCAAACGGAGCCAAACAAGACGGAGCGTGGCCATCTAAAGAACCCAATGATAAACTGAAATGGGAAACTGTATCGATGTTCAACTTTGGTATTGATGCAACACTTTTCAGAGGATTGGATATCCAATTGGATATTTATAATAAAAACACACGCGACATCTTGCTCTCTATGCCCAAACCATATGAATTGGGATTGGATGAAGATTCAAAAAATCTTGAATGGGCTTCAATAAACGCAGGAAAAGTGAATAATAAAGGTATTGAATTGAACATCACTTATCGTGGCAACGTTGGTGATCTAAGTTATGAAGTAGGCGGAAATCTAAGTAAAGTATGGAATAAAATTGTCTCGCTCAATGGCCTGAATGACCAGATCAACGGTGACTTCATCTTTAGAGAAGGCGAAGCCATCGGTTCATTCTTCGGTTATAAAGCGAATGGATTGTTCAAAGATGATAATGACTTAAAAAATCATATTTTGCAAGATAAGCAGACAAAACCTGGAGATATTAAATATGTAGATGTTAATGGAGATCAGAAGTTTTCGGCTGAAGATCGTACTATTATAGGTAATGATGTCCCTTATTTCAACTACGGGCTCAGTATGAGCGCTCAATACAAAGGATTCGACTTTTCTGTTCAGGGACAAGGAGTAAAAGATGTCAAAGTGCATTTGCATGGCGAAGAAGCATATGCCTTCTTCAACGGTGCCAGCGCCAAAGAGTTTCACAAAAGTCGGTGGACAAAAGAAAATCCCAATCCATCTGCTGATTATCCCAGAATTCTACCCACAACAGATGACAAACACAACGAACGATTCTCTTCTTTTTGGCTATTCAATGCAGACTATTTCCGAATTAAGAATCTTACGTTAGGTTATACTCTACCTCAACACCTCAGTAAGAAAATCTATCTCAATAGGCTCAGAGTTTACCTCTCAGGAACTAACTTGTTTACAATAAGAGGAGACAAACGTATGAAAGATTTTGATCCGGAAGTACCTTCATCTCGTGGATCATATCCCAATACTAAGGATCTTTCAATGGGTGTCAATCTTTCATTCTAA
- a CDS encoding RagB/SusD family nutrient uptake outer membrane protein, with protein sequence MKIKKIIILVSSAILLSACDLDREPGGKIPTKNFFKTEHDVELALMGCYAKLDNTVYGAYTDGYADDNFCQYPWESNAAIISAGNINTDLNDGYDYMGIRRFNFFLEKVNDVKMDEKKKKQYIAEVKVLRALKFFNLTTKFGPIPFYTKYIDKSEDGAIAPTAEKEVLEFCVKELKAAVIDLPESPAVKSRIGKAAALAYLTRVALWQANWKEAAEASKHIMTMGYSLFKVNTVPQSILDDNYADFVTFKDAQEKESFCKGLYSYQSLFYDINSGNSEVILNQEFIPSEYNYMGLYLMADNYCGGWSSITPTVELVNSYWTRNGKKFIAPTKEVRAQRYNNGQYTPEYLNEFKNRDTRLYASILFPGVIWNEALKGKKYSWRKTGSNISKTGYNYRKMVDPENDMWHKVNDHPLIRYAEVLLSYAEAQNEIAGPDQSVYDAINEVRKRVDMPEVDKATAGSKDAMRELIRNERRIELANEGQRWNDVRRWKISKEVMVNTYAIDGDLTQKRNWDDKFVRLPYPQSAIDRNPNLKDAQKAKGY encoded by the coding sequence ATGAAAATAAAGAAAATAATCATACTTGTCAGTAGTGCAATATTATTGTCAGCATGCGATCTCGATCGAGAGCCGGGAGGGAAAATTCCAACAAAAAACTTCTTCAAGACAGAGCATGACGTGGAACTGGCTCTTATGGGGTGCTATGCCAAACTTGACAATACCGTTTATGGTGCATATACTGATGGATACGCTGATGATAACTTCTGTCAATATCCGTGGGAAAGTAACGCAGCGATAATCTCTGCAGGGAATATCAATACTGATCTCAACGATGGTTATGATTACATGGGTATCAGAAGATTCAACTTTTTCCTGGAGAAGGTGAATGATGTAAAAATGGACGAAAAGAAGAAGAAGCAATACATTGCCGAAGTAAAAGTTCTTAGGGCTCTGAAATTCTTCAATCTGACCACAAAGTTTGGTCCAATACCGTTTTACACTAAATACATTGACAAGAGCGAAGATGGGGCTATAGCTCCTACTGCAGAAAAAGAAGTCCTTGAGTTTTGTGTAAAGGAACTTAAGGCTGCCGTGATAGATCTGCCGGAAAGCCCGGCTGTAAAAAGCAGAATCGGAAAAGCTGCGGCACTGGCATACCTCACACGTGTCGCTTTATGGCAAGCAAATTGGAAAGAAGCCGCAGAAGCATCTAAGCACATCATGACAATGGGATATAGCCTCTTCAAAGTGAATACTGTACCACAGTCAATTTTGGATGATAACTATGCAGACTTTGTTACATTCAAAGATGCGCAAGAAAAAGAAAGTTTCTGCAAAGGACTTTACAGCTATCAGTCTCTTTTCTACGATATCAATAGTGGGAATAGTGAAGTAATCTTGAACCAAGAATTTATTCCATCTGAGTACAATTACATGGGCTTGTATCTTATGGCTGACAACTATTGCGGAGGATGGAGTTCTATCACACCCACCGTGGAGTTAGTTAACTCATACTGGACTCGCAACGGAAAGAAATTCATTGCACCTACAAAAGAAGTGAGAGCTCAAAGATATAATAATGGACAATATACTCCTGAATATCTTAATGAGTTCAAAAACAGAGATACAAGGCTGTATGCTTCTATTCTTTTTCCCGGTGTTATCTGGAATGAGGCACTAAAAGGTAAGAAATACTCATGGAGAAAAACCGGAAGTAATATTTCAAAGACTGGTTATAACTACCGAAAGATGGTAGATCCGGAGAATGATATGTGGCACAAGGTAAATGACCATCCTCTTATCAGATATGCAGAAGTATTGCTCTCCTATGCAGAAGCTCAAAATGAGATTGCGGGACCTGATCAATCTGTATATGACGCTATCAATGAGGTGAGAAAGCGTGTAGACATGCCTGAAGTAGATAAAGCTACAGCAGGAAGCAAAGATGCCATGCGAGAGCTTATCCGCAATGAAAGACGTATAGAACTTGCCAATGAGGGACAACGCTGGAATGACGTGAGAAGATGGAAGATAAGCAAAGAAGTTATGGTGAATACCTATGCTATAGACGGAGACCTTACTCAAAAGCGTAACTGGGATGATAAGTTCGTACGGTTACCCTATCCTCAATCCGCTATCGATAGAAACCCCAATCTTAAAGATGCTCAAAAGGCTAAAGGTTATTGA
- a CDS encoding Rieske (2Fe-2S) protein, with protein MMRIAIIKALFLLGAGLTLFSSCSTDVPSTIPDGYPVNCTINLNDAQFSQLKTPGTALSVNVPFSYNTQLGYGGLIIVHALSPENTFYAFDSSCPYEKERNIKVKVSQLEAICPQCGSKFDIVTGFGVPIAGPARNPLKRYNSVYFSKDMIRIVN; from the coding sequence ATGATGAGAATTGCAATAATAAAAGCCTTGTTCCTTTTGGGAGCAGGGCTTACTCTTTTTTCTTCATGTAGTACTGATGTTCCTTCAACCATTCCTGATGGATATCCTGTAAATTGCACTATTAATCTGAACGATGCACAATTTTCACAGTTGAAGACTCCCGGTACAGCTTTGTCTGTTAATGTCCCTTTTAGCTATAATACACAATTGGGTTATGGAGGTCTCATTATAGTGCATGCTCTAAGCCCCGAAAATACTTTTTATGCTTTCGACAGCTCATGTCCTTATGAAAAAGAACGGAATATCAAGGTGAAGGTATCTCAATTGGAAGCTATATGTCCTCAATGCGGAAGTAAATTCGATATAGTTACAGGGTTTGGGGTCCCTATTGCCGGGCCTGCACGCAATCCGCTCAAAAGATACAATAGTGTATACTTCTCAAAAGATATGATTCGAATTGTAAATTGA
- a CDS encoding SRPBCC family protein: MSDYISDIKSIAAPRRKVYDKLSDLTNIESVKNKIPEDQKIEIEVIDADTCAFVVPGAGRLVLKIIEREDEKTIKFETEKSPVPATVWIQLLEPNEADTRMRLTLRADLNFMLKKMIGDRLEKGVNQLASMLAMLPYND; the protein is encoded by the coding sequence ATGAGTGATTATATCAGCGATATTAAATCTATCGCAGCCCCTAGACGCAAAGTTTATGATAAACTTTCGGATTTGACAAATATAGAATCTGTAAAGAACAAAATCCCGGAAGACCAAAAGATTGAGATTGAAGTTATTGATGCTGATACTTGTGCTTTTGTTGTGCCGGGAGCCGGTCGTCTTGTCCTTAAAATTATTGAGCGAGAGGATGAGAAAACCATTAAGTTTGAAACTGAAAAGTCTCCCGTCCCTGCTACTGTATGGATTCAGTTACTAGAACCCAATGAGGCTGATACACGTATGCGTCTAACGCTCAGAGCCGATTTGAATTTTATGCTCAAAAAGATGATTGGTGATCGTCTTGAAAAAGGAGTAAATCAGCTAGCATCTATGCTTGCTATGCTACCTTATAATGACTGA
- the pyrE gene encoding orotate phosphoribosyltransferase, producing the protein MMTLEKLIAKELIDVKAVKLQPNNPFTWASGWKSPIYCDNRKTLSYPKTRSLIKIELARVIAEKYPQANAIAGVATGAIAQGALVADLLGMPFVYIRSTPKDHGLENLIEGDLKPDSKVVIIEDLISTGGSSLNAVKAVRNFGCEVLGMIAIYTHGFPQAENAFAAANVELSTLSNYNAVIEEALSTGYIDKSDIEMLKEWRKDPASWTGKNK; encoded by the coding sequence ATGATGACACTTGAAAAGCTGATAGCTAAAGAACTAATTGACGTAAAAGCGGTAAAACTTCAGCCTAATAACCCCTTTACATGGGCTTCCGGATGGAAATCTCCGATCTATTGCGACAATAGAAAAACGCTTTCTTACCCTAAAACAAGAAGCCTTATCAAAATCGAATTAGCTAGAGTTATTGCTGAGAAATACCCCCAAGCCAATGCTATTGCCGGCGTAGCCACAGGTGCTATAGCACAGGGTGCTCTTGTCGCTGATTTATTAGGGATGCCTTTTGTTTACATTCGTTCTACCCCCAAAGATCATGGACTGGAGAATTTAATAGAAGGAGATCTCAAGCCTGATAGCAAAGTTGTCATCATTGAAGATCTCATCTCGACAGGAGGTAGTAGCCTCAATGCTGTGAAGGCTGTACGCAACTTTGGCTGTGAGGTTTTGGGTATGATAGCCATATATACACACGGATTCCCACAAGCCGAAAATGCTTTTGCTGCAGCCAACGTAGAGCTATCTACATTGAGTAATTACAATGCTGTCATTGAGGAAGCTCTTAGCACTGGCTATATCGACAAATCTGATATAGAGATGTTGAAAGAGTGGCGCAAAGATCCCGCCTCTTGGACAGGTAAAAACAAGTAA
- a CDS encoding nitrilase-related carbon-nitrogen hydrolase has protein sequence MKRSEKLRILAVQLDITWHNIDANISELHKIAHGHIGTTDLIVLPEMFTTGFSMEIEDLAEIPDGDTITKLQQISDDTDIAIMGSYVVNQHGNIYNREFLITPVRIPQYYDKRHLFSMGGEDEVMSAGYVRKTFHLYGWSILPVVCYDLRFPVWCRNVNNEYDLMVVVANWPQSRISAWDILVKARAIENLCYVVAVNRIGVDPHGLVYTGHSDIINAKGESLLNEQDKNDRLLYAEIEKSSLQKMRSKFPVWQDADSFKIEL, from the coding sequence ATGAAAAGAAGTGAAAAGCTCCGTATTCTCGCAGTACAATTGGATATTACATGGCATAATATTGATGCCAATATATCTGAACTCCACAAAATAGCTCATGGTCATATAGGAACAACAGACCTTATTGTTTTGCCGGAAATGTTTACAACAGGATTTTCTATGGAGATCGAAGATTTGGCGGAAATTCCAGATGGCGATACTATCACAAAACTCCAACAAATATCCGATGATACAGATATTGCCATTATGGGCAGCTATGTTGTAAATCAACATGGAAATATATACAATAGAGAGTTTCTCATTACACCGGTTCGCATTCCACAGTATTATGACAAGCGACACCTCTTTAGTATGGGAGGAGAAGATGAGGTCATGAGTGCGGGGTATGTCCGCAAGACTTTCCATCTTTACGGGTGGAGTATTTTACCCGTAGTTTGTTATGATCTCCGCTTTCCTGTTTGGTGCAGAAATGTCAATAATGAATATGATCTCATGGTTGTTGTTGCCAATTGGCCTCAATCACGTATTTCTGCTTGGGATATTTTGGTCAAAGCCCGTGCTATAGAAAATCTTTGCTATGTTGTAGCTGTGAATAGAATAGGTGTTGATCCGCACGGATTAGTATACACCGGACACTCAGACATAATAAATGCCAAGGGTGAATCTCTCCTAAACGAACAAGACAAAAACGATAGATTGTTATATGCCGAGATAGAAAAAAGTTCTCTCCAAAAAATGAGGTCTAAATTTCCGGTATGGCAAGATGCTGATAGTTTCAAGATAGAATTGTAA